One genomic segment of Candidatus Methylomirabilota bacterium includes these proteins:
- a CDS encoding SRPBCC domain-containing protein yields the protein MSVFRHSREIPASPDAVFAAFQDPARLARWWGPDGFTNTFHRFDFGRGGAWLFTMHGPNGTDYPNESQFLEIVPDSMIRIKHVNLPHFELSIVLTPNGTGTLVSWVGVFEDREFAAKSRQFLETANEQNLDRLTREVARGTQRDA from the coding sequence ATGTCGGTCTTCCGCCACTCCCGAGAGATTCCGGCCAGCCCTGATGCCGTGTTTGCGGCCTTTCAGGATCCGGCACGGCTTGCCCGCTGGTGGGGGCCGGATGGGTTCACGAACACGTTTCACAGATTCGACTTCGGGCGGGGTGGTGCGTGGCTCTTCACCATGCATGGGCCCAACGGGACCGACTATCCGAACGAGTCCCAGTTTCTGGAGATCGTTCCCGATTCCATGATCCGGATCAAACACGTCAACCTCCCGCACTTCGAGCTGTCCATTGTTCTCACGCCCAATGGGACAGGCACTCTCGTCTCCTGGGTCGGCGTGTTCGAGGACCGCGAATTCGCCGCGAAGTCGCGCCAGTTCCTCGAGACCGCCAATGAGCAGAACTTGGATCGGCTGACTCGTGAGGTCGCCCGGGGAACGCAGCGTGATGCCTGA
- a CDS encoding amidohydrolase family protein — protein MAIIDSQVHAYEANTAKRPWHTVPNWPDHVTGDEMVAAMDRVGVDGAIFISAFSMYRYDASYAVEVQRAHPNRLAIVKPVDPDDPAVADVIADWKKTPGTVGIRIMMTKEAGRDPGDPGLARILRAAVRYDFPVNMLCWGNVDAGAALIDRHPDTRFIIDHLAIMQPRTPPAPPEPWADLPKVLELARRPNAVIKVSGACTLSREPYPFADIWDPLARVFDAWGFERCLWGTDWTRAFAVVNYEQAVEPFRQTGRLSNSERAMLMGGACAKAYGWSPKKG, from the coding sequence ATGGCGATCATCGATTCCCAAGTCCACGCCTATGAGGCGAACACCGCGAAGCGGCCCTGGCACACCGTTCCGAACTGGCCCGATCACGTCACGGGCGACGAGATGGTGGCGGCGATGGATCGCGTCGGGGTCGACGGGGCGATCTTCATCTCCGCCTTTTCCATGTACCGCTACGACGCCAGCTATGCGGTGGAGGTGCAACGCGCGCATCCCAATCGTCTGGCCATCGTCAAGCCGGTGGACCCGGACGATCCTGCCGTGGCCGATGTGATCGCCGACTGGAAGAAGACGCCGGGGACGGTCGGCATCCGGATCATGATGACGAAGGAAGCGGGGCGGGATCCGGGCGACCCGGGGCTGGCCCGGATCCTCCGCGCCGCCGTGCGGTACGACTTTCCCGTCAACATGCTGTGCTGGGGTAACGTGGACGCGGGCGCGGCGCTGATCGACCGGCACCCCGACACGCGGTTCATCATCGACCATCTGGCCATCATGCAGCCCCGTACCCCGCCCGCCCCGCCGGAGCCCTGGGCCGATCTGCCCAAGGTGCTGGAGCTCGCCCGTCGCCCCAACGCGGTGATCAAGGTCAGCGGCGCGTGCACGCTTTCGCGGGAACCCTATCCGTTCGCGGACATCTGGGACCCGCTGGCGCGCGTGTTCGACGCCTGGGGCTTCGAGCGCTGCCTGTGGGGCACGGATTGGACGCGCGCGTTCGCTGTGGTCAACTACGAGCAGGCCGTCGAGCCGTTCCGCCAGACCGGCCGACTCAGCAACAGTGAACGCGCCATGCTGATGGGCGGGGCCTGCGCGAAAGCATACGGCTGGTCTCCGAAGAAGGGCTGA
- a CDS encoding antibiotic biosynthesis monooxygenase, which translates to MFARIGTWQGTTEELEQWIARGREQVKPSILQDDGLRAVYWLADRKAGKGMIVTIWQSEDAMNASEAARLKRQTGMAEATGAKVTTDRYEVVDSVLV; encoded by the coding sequence ATGTTCGCGCGTATAGGCACGTGGCAGGGTACCACGGAGGAGCTGGAACAGTGGATCGCTCGAGGCCGTGAGCAGGTCAAGCCGAGCATTCTCCAAGACGACGGGCTGCGAGCGGTGTACTGGCTGGCCGATCGCAAGGCCGGGAAGGGCATGATCGTCACGATCTGGCAGAGCGAAGACGCCATGAATGCCAGCGAGGCGGCTCGGCTCAAGCGCCAGACGGGGATGGCCGAGGCGACGGGCGCCAAGGTGACGACGGACCGATACGAGGTGGTCGATTCGGTGCTGGTCTAA
- a CDS encoding HIT family protein, whose protein sequence is MSGKRAHVVAFHDMDDVEIADAATLIRKIVKAAGLDHYTVLQNNGALGGQTVFHVHFHLVLAWNEIERLHVERVTRAPVDHGDFGQKVRAVLA, encoded by the coding sequence GTGTCTGGGAAGCGCGCGCACGTGGTCGCCTTCCACGACATGGACGATGTCGAGATTGCGGACGCCGCCACCTTGATCAGGAAGATCGTCAAGGCGGCGGGGCTCGACCACTACACCGTTCTGCAGAACAATGGCGCTCTCGGCGGTCAGACCGTGTTCCATGTGCACTTCCATCTCGTGCTCGCATGGAACGAGATCGAACGGCTTCACGTGGAGCGTGTGACTCGTGCCCCAGTCGACCATGGGGATTTCGGGCAGAAGGTACGAGCTGTCCTCGCGTAG
- a CDS encoding AAA family ATPase yields MPHATPRQTTMNDAREPGKIILLNGASSAGKSTLALSLQQQLPEPFLHWSFDHLRASEALPMARIRSGELDWASMRPAVFDGFHRCLPALAQAGNNLIVDHIIEQEQWLADLVRMLAPFDVFFVGVHCPLPELERRERHRGDRRPGEARRDFHAVHRFTEYDLDVDATQPTEGNVARLITAWQRRSRPMAFERMARP; encoded by the coding sequence ATGCCGCACGCCACCCCCCGACAGACGACGATGAACGACGCTCGGGAACCGGGTAAGATCATCCTCCTCAACGGTGCGTCGAGCGCAGGGAAATCAACGCTCGCGCTCTCGCTACAGCAGCAGTTGCCCGAACCATTCTTGCACTGGTCGTTTGATCATCTGCGCGCGTCCGAGGCTTTGCCCATGGCACGTATTCGGAGCGGCGAGCTCGACTGGGCAAGCATGCGCCCTGCCGTCTTTGACGGGTTTCATCGCTGCCTGCCTGCCCTCGCCCAGGCGGGCAACAACCTGATCGTGGATCACATCATCGAGCAGGAGCAGTGGCTGGCCGACCTGGTCCGGATGCTGGCACCGTTTGACGTGTTCTTTGTCGGGGTGCACTGTCCGTTGCCGGAGCTGGAGCGGCGGGAACGGCACCGGGGTGACCGGCGCCCGGGCGAGGCTCGCAGGGACTTTCACGCCGTGCATCGTTTCACGGAGTACGATCTCGACGTTGATGCGACCCAGCCGACCGAGGGCAACGTGGCAAGGCTGATCACGGCGTGGCAAAGGCGAAGCCGACCGATGGCTTTCGAGCGGATGGCGAGACCATAA